One window of Mycoplasmopsis gallopavonis genomic DNA carries:
- a CDS encoding ZIP family metal transporter, giving the protein MKWLSLLAGQLNNFTNNENITKMLLVIIFLGALLLIPVGISVLFPLLKSRLNHRTKVYLYAFSTGFFIILSTFGFLREALEQASETGETGMKLYGYNILIVFVGLLSGLIFSFTLKFVITYRINQKLLQNKKLSIFVHDHSHEHNENHVHEHPDHIFSQDDANQLAEEALVEKISGKLKIIALALLLTHRIPEGFLIGYNLSLAMPDLQDLSGGTVGLSNLTTAYFVSLILHMIPEELVFYYRLREAGYGRWNSLLISTLMDMLFLPFMLVGIYGGSSIGGNHFAQGFLMAIIGGIFLFTSLVEFFPEFYHVEMNKKRWFITLLCLFIGVLFSAFILSFHEHSHNHVTTSALIKETIDFSQSSFNQLI; this is encoded by the coding sequence ATGAAATGACTTAGTTTATTAGCTGGACAATTAAATAATTTCACAAACAATGAAAATATAACTAAAATGCTTTTAGTTATTATTTTTTTAGGTGCTTTATTATTAATTCCTGTCGGAATTTCAGTTCTTTTTCCGCTTTTAAAAAGCAGACTTAACCACCGAACCAAAGTTTATTTATACGCTTTTTCAACCGGATTTTTCATTATTTTATCAACCTTTGGTTTTTTAAGAGAAGCTCTTGAACAAGCTTCCGAAACTGGTGAAACAGGAATGAAGTTATATGGTTATAATATCCTTATTGTTTTTGTTGGTCTTTTAAGCGGATTAATTTTTTCATTTACTTTAAAATTTGTCATTACCTATCGAATTAATCAAAAATTATTACAAAATAAAAAATTAAGTATTTTTGTTCATGATCATTCGCACGAACATAATGAAAACCATGTTCATGAACATCCTGATCATATTTTTAGTCAAGATGATGCTAATCAATTAGCAGAAGAAGCGTTAGTCGAAAAAATTAGCGGAAAACTTAAAATCATTGCTCTTGCTTTACTTTTAACTCATAGAATTCCGGAAGGATTTTTAATTGGGTATAACCTTAGCTTAGCAATGCCAGATCTACAAGATCTTAGTGGTGGAACTGTTGGACTTTCAAACTTAACAACCGCTTATTTTGTATCATTAATTTTACACATGATACCTGAAGAGTTAGTTTTTTACTACCGTTTACGTGAAGCTGGATACGGAAGATGAAATTCCTTACTAATTTCTACGCTCATGGATATGCTTTTTTTACCATTTATGCTCGTAGGAATTTATGGTGGAAGTTCAATTGGTGGTAACCACTTTGCCCAAGGATTCTTAATGGCAATTATTGGAGGTATTTTCCTTTTTACCTCACTTGTTGAATTTTTCCCTGAATTTTATCATGTTGAAATGAACAAAAAAAGATGATTCATTACTTTACTTTGTTTATTCATCGGAGTTCTCTTTTCAGCATTCATTTTAAGTTTCCATGAGCACAGTCATAACCATGTAACAACTAGTGCTTTAATCAAAGAAACTATCGATTTTTCTCAAAGTTCTTTCAATCAATTAATTTAA
- a CDS encoding PDDEXK family nuclease: MNNLNKKDLGSQIAKNGFQNEKDIAQKFIFWQNDREAQNWLKIMGHSILSINQIKVNFIKGQKSDIVLEVRKKSNKFINKENIQIKLVSNKKGFNQVDKRWLKSYKELWEIPENIFELFQYFTGEKKPYKVKTKSEKRMFITEFSNKEQEEILSWIDKNKKLIISDILKGRGEFQANWVLVTQKSQNESKWVLKNIEEVIKIYLHDGKIKISPRGSLVLGKVTIQRKGGDGGRKTANMLQFKIDPSELFRI, translated from the coding sequence ATGAATAATTTAAACAAAAAAGATTTAGGATCTCAAATTGCAAAAAATGGCTTTCAAAATGAAAAAGATATTGCACAAAAGTTCATATTTTGACAAAATGATAGAGAGGCTCAAAATTGACTAAAAATCATGGGCCACTCTATCTTATCCATAAATCAAATAAAAGTTAATTTTATTAAAGGACAAAAAAGTGATATTGTTTTAGAAGTTAGAAAAAAATCAAACAAATTTATAAATAAAGAAAACATACAAATAAAATTAGTTAGCAATAAAAAAGGTTTTAATCAAGTTGACAAAAGATGATTAAAGAGTTATAAAGAACTTTGAGAAATTCCTGAAAATATCTTTGAATTATTTCAGTATTTTACAGGAGAAAAGAAACCTTATAAAGTAAAGACAAAATCGGAAAAACGTATGTTTATCACTGAATTCTCTAATAAAGAACAAGAAGAAATTTTGTCATGAATTGATAAAAATAAGAAACTTATTATAAGCGATATATTAAAAGGACGAGGAGAATTTCAAGCTAATTGAGTTTTGGTTACTCAAAAATCTCAAAATGAATCAAAATGAGTTTTAAAAAACATAGAAGAAGTTATTAAAATTTACTTACATGATGGCAAAATTAAAATTAGTCCAAGAGGATCTCTTGTTTTAGGCAAAGTAACAATTCAAAGAAAAGGAGGAGATGGAGGGAGAAAAACAGCAAATATGCTTCAATTTAAAATTGATCCCTCTGAGCTTTTTCGTATTTAA
- the nadE gene encoding NAD(+) synthase, which produces MSKITKYINNQVVYDEQKAYQYLTVIQKFLKDKVKEAKADGVVVGISSGIDSSLVYAIAKSVFPNSTTGVVMPVISMTDTDLSHIKELETSFNDQFLRVDLTETFNAITNSLQVKNHLAIANIKPRLRMTTLYAIAQERNSLVLGTDNADEVFIGYFTKFGDGGADLLPICNLTKGEVKFLASLLNVPNSILNKKPSAGLWEGQTDEDELGFSYSDLDFYLNHIDQREVLDQKLSQDTIAKIEHKHKITQHKRDAIYKPDIVK; this is translated from the coding sequence ATGAGTAAAATAACAAAATATATTAATAATCAAGTAGTTTATGACGAACAAAAAGCATATCAATACTTAACAGTTATTCAAAAATTTCTAAAAGATAAAGTTAAAGAAGCAAAAGCAGATGGAGTTGTTGTTGGAATTAGTTCTGGTATTGATTCTTCATTAGTTTATGCAATTGCTAAAAGCGTTTTCCCTAACTCTACAACTGGGGTTGTAATGCCAGTAATTTCTATGACAGATACAGATTTAAGTCATATTAAAGAGCTAGAAACAAGTTTTAATGATCAATTTTTAAGAGTTGACTTAACTGAAACTTTTAACGCTATTACAAACAGCTTGCAAGTAAAAAATCATTTAGCAATCGCAAACATTAAACCAAGATTAAGAATGACAACTTTATACGCAATTGCACAAGAAAGAAATTCACTTGTTTTGGGAACAGATAATGCTGATGAAGTTTTTATTGGATACTTTACAAAATTTGGTGATGGCGGAGCTGATTTATTACCAATTTGCAACCTTACCAAAGGAGAAGTTAAATTTTTAGCTTCACTTTTAAATGTTCCAAATTCAATATTAAATAAAAAACCATCAGCTGGACTTTGAGAAGGCCAAACCGATGAAGATGAGCTAGGATTTAGCTATTCTGATTTAGACTTTTATTTAAATCACATTGATCAAAGAGAAGTTTTAGACCAAAAACTTTCACAAGATACTATTGCTAAAATCGAACATAAACACAAAATTACTCAACATAAAAGAGATGCTATTTATAAACCAGATATAGTCAAATAA
- the rpsT gene encoding 30S ribosomal protein S20: protein MANIKSKIKSIAKMEAARVKNAAMKSRVKTAIRKAREAVLAKAENADALVAFAHKTIAKAVSKGVFHANKGARKHSRLDQFVNANK, encoded by the coding sequence ATGGCAAATATTAAATCTAAAATTAAAAGCATAGCTAAAATGGAAGCAGCTAGAGTTAAAAATGCTGCAATGAAATCTCGTGTAAAAACAGCTATTAGAAAAGCAAGAGAAGCAGTTTTAGCTAAAGCAGAAAACGCTGATGCATTAGTAGCTTTTGCTCACAAAACAATTGCTAAGGCAGTTTCAAAAGGTGTTTTCCACGCTAACAAAGGTGCTAGAAAACATTCACGTTTAGACCAATTTGTTAACGCTAACAAATAA
- a CDS encoding APC family permease: MSLKSSYFNSRTFTLLAINYVVGFGFVATISKIAKLGIWALAVILPTALIALGVVLVFSRLVNEFPKDQGGSFSYANRVSKGNFAFFVGWNQYIQGPLYAGSGTLFLVKAAQIFTDQTWILNLVRGVSIVFFILLIFISTFGVTLSKKVIFFNMLIKWIVLAIGFGGLVYLAFNQRMLVANFTSKLGTKVDTFLIFSSSLTFMFAFGGIEMLPTLAPNTKFQNFRKILMTAFIFVFTFYLIGYLLFVSTNLIKDDQTAFISIYRLTMGLAGTIIFAVYIITYNIASSLTSTLAYGRTLAALSNAGYLPKFLGLANKENEFKNAIWFNFGLTVISLLIFSLLPLFIPSLNNFFDSVINLGTICFLMQYIMTFISALILEWRKEIKPIFIVEKILYVVVILLVGAIMLVNFFPFLAGSSFKLADTIVLVSYVIANLLGFGFYKFTQRQRDLHG; encoded by the coding sequence ATGTCTTTAAAATCTTCATATTTCAATTCTCGTACATTCACACTTTTAGCAATTAATTATGTTGTTGGTTTTGGTTTTGTGGCGACAATTTCTAAAATTGCGAAGTTAGGAATTTGAGCTCTTGCCGTTATTTTACCAACAGCTTTAATTGCTTTGGGTGTTGTTTTGGTTTTTTCACGCTTAGTTAATGAATTTCCAAAAGATCAGGGAGGTTCGTTTTCTTATGCCAATCGAGTATCGAAAGGAAATTTTGCGTTCTTTGTTGGTTGAAACCAATATATTCAAGGTCCGCTTTACGCAGGAAGTGGAACTTTATTTTTAGTCAAGGCAGCCCAGATTTTTACAGATCAAACTTGAATTTTAAATCTTGTTAGAGGAGTGTCGATCGTATTCTTTATTTTATTAATTTTTATTTCGACTTTTGGAGTAACTTTAAGCAAAAAGGTAATTTTCTTCAATATGTTAATTAAATGAATTGTTTTAGCAATTGGTTTTGGAGGTCTTGTTTATTTAGCTTTTAATCAAAGAATGTTAGTTGCTAATTTTACAAGTAAACTTGGAACAAAAGTTGATACTTTTTTAATTTTTAGTTCCTCTCTAACTTTTATGTTTGCATTTGGTGGAATTGAAATGCTCCCAACCTTAGCTCCTAATACTAAGTTTCAAAATTTTAGAAAAATTTTGATGACTGCCTTTATTTTTGTCTTTACTTTTTATTTAATTGGTTATTTACTGTTTGTTTCAACCAATTTAATTAAAGATGATCAAACCGCTTTTATTAGCATTTACCGTTTAACAATGGGACTTGCTGGAACTATTATTTTTGCAGTGTATATTATTACTTATAATATTGCTTCATCATTAACTAGCACTCTAGCTTATGGTCGTACTTTAGCTGCTCTTTCAAATGCAGGATATTTACCAAAATTTTTAGGATTAGCAAATAAAGAAAATGAATTTAAAAATGCAATTTGGTTTAATTTTGGTTTAACAGTTATTTCGCTTTTGATCTTTTCTCTCTTACCACTTTTTATTCCGAGTTTAAATAACTTCTTTGATTCGGTTATTAATTTAGGAACAATTTGTTTTCTAATGCAATATATTATGACCTTTATCTCTGCATTAATTTTAGAATGACGCAAGGAAATTAAACCAATTTTCATTGTTGAAAAGATTCTTTATGTTGTTGTAATTTTGTTAGTTGGAGCAATTATGCTGGTTAATTTCTTCCCATTTTTAGCAGGAAGCAGCTTTAAACTTGCTGATACTATTGTTTTAGTTTCTTACGTAATTGCAAACCTTCTTGGTTTTGGGTTTTATAAATTTACTCAAAGACAAAGAGATCTTCATGGTTAA
- the dcm gene encoding DNA (cytosine-5-)-methyltransferase: MKKRLKFFDFCAGIGAGRLGLEQNNLECVGHSEIDDHANLTYTTFFNDHNNYGDLTKIDAKNLPDFDFLIAGFPCQTFSIAGKRGGFEDERGQIIYFLINIMKQKEVKYFILENVKGLVNHDKGHTFKVIRSELQKAGYTIFYKVLNSLDFGVAQTRERIYIVGFKNELNITNFNFPEKEQRTNFEDFIDENNNLEFDINDKTFQKYLANKYNQNKYSNEEILSWENCVIDWRQSDLRKYEGYFPTLRTGRHGLLYVKNKKVWKLNGYESLLLQGFPKEMAGKIKNKMFNNNKILSQAGNAMTVNVIKRITKNMLDEISFIERNYE, from the coding sequence ATGAAAAAACGATTAAAGTTTTTTGATTTTTGTGCTGGAATTGGAGCAGGTCGTTTAGGTCTTGAACAAAATAATCTTGAATGTGTTGGACATTCAGAAATAGATGATCATGCAAATTTAACATATACTACTTTTTTTAATGATCATAATAATTATGGAGATCTAACTAAAATTGATGCTAAAAATTTACCAGATTTTGACTTTTTAATTGCAGGATTTCCGTGTCAAACCTTTTCAATTGCTGGTAAAAGAGGAGGTTTTGAGGACGAAAGAGGACAAATCATCTATTTTTTAATTAATATTATGAAGCAAAAAGAAGTCAAATATTTTATTTTAGAAAATGTAAAAGGTCTTGTTAATCATGATAAAGGACATACATTTAAAGTTATTCGCTCAGAACTTCAAAAAGCAGGTTATACAATTTTTTATAAAGTTTTAAATAGTTTAGATTTTGGGGTAGCACAAACTCGTGAACGAATTTATATCGTTGGATTTAAAAATGAACTAAATATTACAAACTTTAATTTCCCTGAAAAAGAACAAAGAACAAATTTTGAAGATTTTATTGATGAAAATAATAATTTAGAGTTTGATATTAACGATAAAACTTTTCAAAAATATTTAGCTAATAAGTATAATCAAAATAAGTATTCAAATGAAGAAATTTTGAGTTGAGAAAACTGCGTGATTGATTGAAGGCAATCTGATCTTAGAAAATATGAAGGATATTTCCCGACACTTAGAACAGGAAGACATGGACTACTTTATGTTAAAAATAAGAAAGTTTGAAAATTAAATGGATACGAATCTCTTTTATTACAAGGTTTTCCTAAGGAAATGGCTGGAAAAATTAAAAACAAAATGTTTAATAATAATAAAATTCTTTCACAAGCAGGTAATGCTATGACAGTGAATGTTATTAAAAGAATTACAAAAAACATGCTAGATGAAATTAGTTTTATAGAAAGGAACTATGAATAA
- a CDS encoding C1 family peptidase has translation MKIKNNLKKVIICSVFASGFLPSLSGTSATTTYNGGFPADYLPKNKELDQKGVDELIKQDFYDSRNYNLVTPVKNQGREGLCWAYSIIATIESAILRQAPGDFNIKNLDLDENQYDFAVNTRNEEANKLNLAGSDNFEYELGVGSYVLDSALMSLQKTTLAKQGVKTSYVDPIVNVKNVITVDWTNKEEMKRAIAKYGAVAFSMSYPYQTFNANTVFYNNKWDNPPVQEGSLAHACTIVGWDDNFYASNFKPNKASQNGAWIVKNSWGTKYQAQGYFYLSYDSPLLDAVTFEIEQSKEPQNAYYYDGRRNYTGFETDQREYAAVFPVRKTNDETVEKLKSINLIIDGSNIQVKTKIFIGDNENIDFNNATPKYQWDAIIENKNGRPGGYTLELPDYVELPKDKYFAIVVKFANSNSPISMYYSFEPNSQGDLTFYKNNDGSWTNTKETLNAAFKIKAYTITENKNNSTTSSSSAREENQSIDENSNNNVPTEDSTKNTDSNLSDQNNSNPENNESSSLPTNTENNSNETTENNDNPENQPNNVEANSSDPKLSEVHDSNTSSNSNNENNNPVETPTRENETIENHDNNVVDDNSSNESNTNNNNDLNDLNNTNSNSNNTENNSTISEKENPKNNETSTNEDDSNLNNQDSSLQNEDSESNESNNSETTNTNSNNNTPENTSNEVTNKDQNSEDLTKTKEKKVSNSFNLMWLIALPIIGAMTSLAWFIFKFKDKFGNKK, from the coding sequence ATGAAAATAAAAAATAATCTTAAAAAGGTAATTATTTGCTCTGTTTTTGCAAGCGGTTTTTTACCATCGCTTTCTGGTACAAGTGCAACAACTACATACAATGGTGGATTTCCTGCTGATTACCTTCCTAAAAATAAAGAACTTGATCAAAAAGGGGTTGATGAATTAATTAAACAAGATTTTTATGATTCAAGAAATTACAATCTTGTCACACCAGTTAAAAACCAAGGAAGAGAAGGTCTTTGTTGAGCTTACTCTATAATCGCAACAATTGAATCTGCAATTTTAAGACAAGCTCCTGGTGATTTTAATATTAAAAATCTAGATTTAGATGAAAATCAATATGATTTTGCAGTTAATACTAGAAACGAAGAAGCGAATAAATTAAATCTTGCAGGAAGTGATAATTTTGAATACGAATTAGGAGTTGGTTCATATGTTTTAGATTCTGCCTTAATGTCTTTACAAAAAACAACATTAGCAAAACAAGGAGTGAAAACAAGTTATGTCGACCCGATTGTAAATGTAAAAAATGTCATTACAGTAGATTGAACTAATAAAGAAGAAATGAAAAGAGCGATTGCTAAATATGGAGCAGTAGCTTTTTCGATGAGTTATCCATACCAAACTTTTAACGCTAACACAGTTTTTTACAATAATAAATGAGATAATCCACCTGTACAAGAAGGTTCGCTTGCACATGCTTGTACAATTGTTGGATGAGATGATAATTTTTATGCAAGTAATTTCAAGCCTAACAAAGCTTCACAAAATGGAGCTTGAATTGTAAAAAATAGTTGAGGAACTAAATATCAAGCACAAGGTTATTTCTACTTATCATATGATTCACCACTTCTTGATGCTGTAACTTTTGAAATTGAACAATCAAAAGAACCACAAAATGCGTATTACTATGACGGAAGAAGAAACTACACAGGTTTTGAAACTGATCAAAGAGAATATGCAGCAGTTTTTCCGGTTAGAAAAACAAATGATGAAACAGTTGAAAAATTAAAGTCAATTAATCTAATTATCGATGGAAGTAATATTCAAGTTAAAACAAAAATTTTCATTGGTGACAATGAAAATATTGATTTTAATAACGCAACACCAAAGTATCAATGAGATGCAATTATTGAAAATAAAAATGGAAGACCTGGTGGATATACATTAGAACTTCCTGATTATGTTGAATTACCAAAAGATAAATATTTTGCAATAGTTGTAAAATTTGCAAATTCAAATTCTCCAATTTCAATGTATTATTCATTTGAACCAAATAGTCAAGGTGATTTAACTTTCTACAAAAATAATGATGGTTCTTGAACAAATACCAAAGAAACATTAAATGCAGCATTTAAAATTAAAGCTTACACAATAACTGAAAACAAAAATAATTCTACTACTTCAAGTTCTAGTGCTAGGGAAGAAAATCAATCAATAGATGAAAATTCAAATAATAATGTTCCAACAGAAGATTCAACTAAAAATACAGATTCAAATCTTTCAGATCAAAATAATTCTAACCCAGAAAACAATGAGTCATCATCCTTACCAACAAATACTGAAAATAACTCAAATGAAACAACAGAAAATAATGACAATCCAGAAAATCAACCTAATAATGTAGAAGCTAATTCTAGCGATCCGAAACTTTCTGAAGTGCATGACAGTAACACTTCTTCTAATTCTAATAATGAGAATAATAACCCAGTAGAAACACCTACAAGAGAAAATGAAACTATCGAAAATCATGATAATAATGTTGTAGATGATAATTCTTCAAACGAATCAAATACAAATAATAATAACGATCTTAATGATTTAAATAATACAAATTCTAACTCTAATAACACAGAAAATAATTCAACTATTAGCGAAAAAGAAAATCCAAAAAATAACGAAACTTCTACAAATGAAGATGATTCAAATTTAAATAACCAAGATTCTTCATTACAAAATGAAGATTCAGAAAGTAATGAAAGCAATAACTCCGAAACAACAAACACAAATTCAAACAATAACACTCCTGAAAACACATCAAACGAAGTTACAAATAAAGATCAAAATTCAGAAGATTTAACAAAAACAAAAGAAAAGAAAGTTTCTAATTCTTTCAATTTAATGTGATTAATTGCTTTACCAATAATTGGAGCAATGACTTCTCTTGCATGATTTATCTTTAAATTTAAAGATAAATTTGGAAATAAAAAATAA
- a CDS encoding YebC/PmpR family DNA-binding transcriptional regulator, whose amino-acid sequence MAGHSHAANIAHRKGAQDAARGKIFQKFSKEIYVAAQKGPDPETNPALKLAISKAKSKNMPKDNIERAISKAKGDKNANAFVETIFNATVPGGATFIVTTLSDNINRVTSNVQSYFRKQNANLGKTNQIPFPFEKKGIIEISKELISEDDLMMIALEHQVENVETEGDSFVVISLPENFTALKNAIENDLKIETFIQCEVTYLPSMYVEYDEEKEAKLLDFAEKLKDDDDIQEVYHNIEVKTV is encoded by the coding sequence ATGGCAGGACATTCACACGCAGCCAATATTGCTCACCGTAAAGGTGCACAAGATGCAGCAAGAGGAAAAATTTTCCAAAAGTTTTCAAAAGAAATTTATGTAGCAGCACAAAAAGGACCAGATCCTGAAACTAACCCAGCTTTAAAATTAGCAATTTCAAAAGCTAAATCAAAAAACATGCCAAAAGACAACATCGAAAGAGCAATTAGTAAAGCAAAGGGTGACAAAAATGCAAACGCTTTCGTTGAAACTATCTTCAACGCAACCGTGCCTGGTGGAGCTACTTTTATTGTCACAACATTAAGCGACAATATTAATCGGGTAACTTCAAATGTGCAATCATACTTTAGAAAACAAAACGCAAATCTTGGAAAAACTAATCAAATTCCGTTTCCATTTGAGAAAAAAGGAATTATTGAAATTTCAAAAGAGCTAATTTCAGAAGATGATTTAATGATGATTGCTCTTGAACATCAAGTTGAAAATGTTGAAACAGAAGGTGATAGCTTTGTGGTTATTAGCTTACCTGAAAATTTCACAGCACTTAAAAATGCAATTGAAAATGATTTAAAAATTGAAACATTTATTCAATGTGAAGTAACTTATTTACCAAGCATGTATGTAGAATACGACGAAGAAAAAGAAGCAAAATTATTAGATTTTGCTGAAAAACTTAAAGATGATGACGATATTCAAGAAGTATATCACAACATCGAAGTTAAGACAGTTTAA